Proteins from a single region of Gambusia affinis linkage group LG12, SWU_Gaff_1.0, whole genome shotgun sequence:
- the cdc7 gene encoding cell division cycle 7-related protein kinase isoform X1, producing the protein MELSPVLSEDISSHGGILKSDTAHRKRKISKDVELDIQSLYKAVPQLSKVFRITDKIGEGTFSSVYLGEAQMRDGRREMFALKHLIPTSHPTRIAAELQCLTLAGGRENVMGVTYCFRKEDHVVIVMPYMEHQPIVDIIGSLSYEEVRLYIYHLLKALKHIHQFGIIHRDIKPNNFLYNRKHRMYALVDFGLAQGTADSQIELLKVMRQRPSQKGGGPPGKQEAAQRSRALPKAPVKTTSTAPTSLTLPPQQSVPSTSSSSSSAPRITTPPPAPGKALVRKARATSYSRTKFTKDLAGLRRVPRPVFGERNLNSCTPAPPTSKHAALKTELLKAKKTEDAAIYKHASANRGLVSVRMSSSSQKPHRAPQQGLTCNCYLTDRVCNVCLARKQQVAPRAGTPGFRAPEVLTKCPNQGTAIDVWSAGVILLSLLSGRYPFFKASDDLIALAQIMTIRGSRETIRAAKTFGKAVVCSRELPRQDLRTLCETLRGQRSSADVTVVPEAGGETFTAHRNTGQDETPTHWPNGPQLNTHKGEVSETCPEHHEHSESSKAPTNQSSPSESKVGDDEKGWDRVPDEAFDLLDLLLDLNPSTRITAAEALLHPLFKDL; encoded by the exons ATGGAGCTTTCTCCTGTTCTCTCTGAGGACATCAGCTCACATGGAGGCATTTTGAAATCAGACACAGcacacaggaaaagaaaaatctcaa AGGATGTGGAGCTGGATATTCAGTCCCTGTACAAAGCTGTCCCTCAGCTCTCCAAAGTGTTTCGCATCACAGACAAAATTGGAGAAG GCACCTTCAGCTCAGTGTACTTAGGTGAGGCCCAGATGCGTGACGGGAGGAGAGAGATGTTTGCACTGAAGCATCTGATCCCCACCAGCCACCCGACTCGCATCGCTGCTGAACTTCAGTGCCTGACTTTGGCAGG CGGCAGGGAGAATGTGATGGGAGTGACGTACTGCTTCAGGAAGGAGGACCACGTTGTAATCGTAATGCCATACATGGAGCATCAACCTATTGTG GACATCATCGGGTCACTGAGCTACGAAGAGGTCCGTCTGTACATCTACCACCTGCTGAAAGCCCTGAAACACATCCATCAGTTTGGGATCATCCATCGAGACATCAAGCCAAACAATTTCCTCTACAACAGGAAGCACAGAAT GTATGCGCTTGTGGACTTTGGCTTGGCCCAGGGAACCGCTGACTCCCAGATTGAGCTGCTGAAGGTGATGAGACAGAGGCCGTCACAGAAAGGTGGAGGGCCGCcagggaaacaggaagcagcacaAAGAAGCAGAGCACTTCCTAAAGCCCCTGTTAAGACCACCAGCACCGCTCCAACTTCACTGACTCTACCTCCACAGCAATCAGTACCTTctacctcctcttcctcctcctctgctccccGCATCACCACACCCCCCCCAGCACCTGGGAAAGCACTGGTTAGAAAAGCACGGGCCACCTCCTACTCTCGAACAAAATTCACAAAG gatcTGGCAGGATTGCGCAGAGTTCCTCGGCCGGTGTTTGGGGAGAGAAATCTGAACAGCTGCACACCAGCGCCCCCTACCTCTAAGCATGCAGCTCTTAAGACTGAA CTGCTCAAAGCCAAGAAAACAGAGGATGCAGCCATCTACAAACACGCTTCAGCCAACCGGGGCCTGGTGTCTGTCAGGATGTCCAGCAGCAGCCAGAAACCACATCGGGCCCCTCAGCAGGGCCTCACATGTAACTGCTACCTCACTGATCGCGTCTGCAACGTCTGCCTGGCCAG aaAGCAGCAGGTTGCACCCAGAGCGGGGACTCCCGGTTTTAGAGCGCCAGAAGTTTTGACCAAATGTCCCAACCAAGGCACAG CCATAGACGTGTGGTCGGCTGGTGTGATCCTGCTGTCCCTGCTCAGTGGCCGCTACCCCTTCTTTAAAGCCAGCGACGACCTGATTGCCCTCGCACAGATCATGACCATCAGAGGCTCCAGGGAGACCATTCGGGCCGCAAAGACATTTG GAAAAGCAGTGGTGTGCAGCCGGGAGCTTCCTCGCCAGGACCTCAGGACGCTTTGTGAGACGCTGAGAGGACAGAGGTCTTCAGCGGACGTCACCGTGGTTCCAGAAGCAGGTGGAGAGACGTTCACCGCCCACAGAAACACAGGCCAAGATGAAACTCCAACGCATTGGCCCAACGGCCCTCAGCTCAACACGCACAAAGGAGAAGTCAGTGAAACTTGCCCAGAACACCACGAACATTCAGAGAGCAGCAAAGccccaaccaatcagagctccCCGTCAGAGAGTAAAGTGGGGGATGATGAGAAGGGCTGGGACAGGGTTCCTGACGAGGCCTTTGACCTTTTGGATCTGCTGCTGGACCTAAACCCTTCCACTAGGATCACAGCTGCTGAAGCTCTGCTGCATCCTCTCTTTAAGGATCTGTGA
- the cdc7 gene encoding cell division cycle 7-related protein kinase isoform X3, translating into MELSPVLSEDISSHGGILKSDTAHRKRKISKDVELDIQSLYKAVPQLSKVFRITDKIGEGTFSSVYLGEAQMRDGRREMFALKHLIPTSHPTRIAAELQCLTLAGGRENVMGVTYCFRKEDHVVIVMPYMEHQPIVDIIGSLSYEEVRLYIYHLLKALKHIHQFGIIHRDIKPNNFLYNRKHRMYALVDFGLAQGTADSQIELLKVMRQRPSQKGGGPPGKQEAAQRSRALPKAPVKTTSTAPTSLTLPPQQSDLAGLRRVPRPVFGERNLNSCTPAPPTSKHAALKTELLKAKKTEDAAIYKHASANRGLVSVRMSSSSQKPHRAPQQGLTCNCYLTDRVCNVCLARKQQVAPRAGTPGFRAPEVLTKCPNQGTAIDVWSAGVILLSLLSGRYPFFKASDDLIALAQIMTIRGSRETIRAAKTFGKAVVCSRELPRQDLRTLCETLRGQRSSADVTVVPEAGGETFTAHRNTGQDETPTHWPNGPQLNTHKGEVSETCPEHHEHSESSKAPTNQSSPSESKVGDDEKGWDRVPDEAFDLLDLLLDLNPSTRITAAEALLHPLFKDL; encoded by the exons ATGGAGCTTTCTCCTGTTCTCTCTGAGGACATCAGCTCACATGGAGGCATTTTGAAATCAGACACAGcacacaggaaaagaaaaatctcaa AGGATGTGGAGCTGGATATTCAGTCCCTGTACAAAGCTGTCCCTCAGCTCTCCAAAGTGTTTCGCATCACAGACAAAATTGGAGAAG GCACCTTCAGCTCAGTGTACTTAGGTGAGGCCCAGATGCGTGACGGGAGGAGAGAGATGTTTGCACTGAAGCATCTGATCCCCACCAGCCACCCGACTCGCATCGCTGCTGAACTTCAGTGCCTGACTTTGGCAGG CGGCAGGGAGAATGTGATGGGAGTGACGTACTGCTTCAGGAAGGAGGACCACGTTGTAATCGTAATGCCATACATGGAGCATCAACCTATTGTG GACATCATCGGGTCACTGAGCTACGAAGAGGTCCGTCTGTACATCTACCACCTGCTGAAAGCCCTGAAACACATCCATCAGTTTGGGATCATCCATCGAGACATCAAGCCAAACAATTTCCTCTACAACAGGAAGCACAGAAT GTATGCGCTTGTGGACTTTGGCTTGGCCCAGGGAACCGCTGACTCCCAGATTGAGCTGCTGAAGGTGATGAGACAGAGGCCGTCACAGAAAGGTGGAGGGCCGCcagggaaacaggaagcagcacaAAGAAGCAGAGCACTTCCTAAAGCCCCTGTTAAGACCACCAGCACCGCTCCAACTTCACTGACTCTACCTCCACAGCAATCA gatcTGGCAGGATTGCGCAGAGTTCCTCGGCCGGTGTTTGGGGAGAGAAATCTGAACAGCTGCACACCAGCGCCCCCTACCTCTAAGCATGCAGCTCTTAAGACTGAA CTGCTCAAAGCCAAGAAAACAGAGGATGCAGCCATCTACAAACACGCTTCAGCCAACCGGGGCCTGGTGTCTGTCAGGATGTCCAGCAGCAGCCAGAAACCACATCGGGCCCCTCAGCAGGGCCTCACATGTAACTGCTACCTCACTGATCGCGTCTGCAACGTCTGCCTGGCCAG aaAGCAGCAGGTTGCACCCAGAGCGGGGACTCCCGGTTTTAGAGCGCCAGAAGTTTTGACCAAATGTCCCAACCAAGGCACAG CCATAGACGTGTGGTCGGCTGGTGTGATCCTGCTGTCCCTGCTCAGTGGCCGCTACCCCTTCTTTAAAGCCAGCGACGACCTGATTGCCCTCGCACAGATCATGACCATCAGAGGCTCCAGGGAGACCATTCGGGCCGCAAAGACATTTG GAAAAGCAGTGGTGTGCAGCCGGGAGCTTCCTCGCCAGGACCTCAGGACGCTTTGTGAGACGCTGAGAGGACAGAGGTCTTCAGCGGACGTCACCGTGGTTCCAGAAGCAGGTGGAGAGACGTTCACCGCCCACAGAAACACAGGCCAAGATGAAACTCCAACGCATTGGCCCAACGGCCCTCAGCTCAACACGCACAAAGGAGAAGTCAGTGAAACTTGCCCAGAACACCACGAACATTCAGAGAGCAGCAAAGccccaaccaatcagagctccCCGTCAGAGAGTAAAGTGGGGGATGATGAGAAGGGCTGGGACAGGGTTCCTGACGAGGCCTTTGACCTTTTGGATCTGCTGCTGGACCTAAACCCTTCCACTAGGATCACAGCTGCTGAAGCTCTGCTGCATCCTCTCTTTAAGGATCTGTGA
- the cdc7 gene encoding cell division cycle 7-related protein kinase isoform X4 yields MELSPVLSEDISSHGGILKSDTAHRKRKISKDVELDIQSLYKAVPQLSKVFRITDKIGEGTFSSVYLGEAQMRDGRREMFALKHLIPTSHPTRIAAELQCLTLAGGRENVMGVTYCFRKEDHVVIVMPYMEHQPIVDIIGSLSYEEVRLYIYHLLKALKHIHQFGIIHRDIKPNNFLYNRKHRMYALVDFGLAQGTADSQIELLKDLAGLRRVPRPVFGERNLNSCTPAPPTSKHAALKTELLKAKKTEDAAIYKHASANRGLVSVRMSSSSQKPHRAPQQGLTCNCYLTDRVCNVCLARKQQVAPRAGTPGFRAPEVLTKCPNQGTAIDVWSAGVILLSLLSGRYPFFKASDDLIALAQIMTIRGSRETIRAAKTFGKAVVCSRELPRQDLRTLCETLRGQRSSADVTVVPEAGGETFTAHRNTGQDETPTHWPNGPQLNTHKGEVSETCPEHHEHSESSKAPTNQSSPSESKVGDDEKGWDRVPDEAFDLLDLLLDLNPSTRITAAEALLHPLFKDL; encoded by the exons ATGGAGCTTTCTCCTGTTCTCTCTGAGGACATCAGCTCACATGGAGGCATTTTGAAATCAGACACAGcacacaggaaaagaaaaatctcaa AGGATGTGGAGCTGGATATTCAGTCCCTGTACAAAGCTGTCCCTCAGCTCTCCAAAGTGTTTCGCATCACAGACAAAATTGGAGAAG GCACCTTCAGCTCAGTGTACTTAGGTGAGGCCCAGATGCGTGACGGGAGGAGAGAGATGTTTGCACTGAAGCATCTGATCCCCACCAGCCACCCGACTCGCATCGCTGCTGAACTTCAGTGCCTGACTTTGGCAGG CGGCAGGGAGAATGTGATGGGAGTGACGTACTGCTTCAGGAAGGAGGACCACGTTGTAATCGTAATGCCATACATGGAGCATCAACCTATTGTG GACATCATCGGGTCACTGAGCTACGAAGAGGTCCGTCTGTACATCTACCACCTGCTGAAAGCCCTGAAACACATCCATCAGTTTGGGATCATCCATCGAGACATCAAGCCAAACAATTTCCTCTACAACAGGAAGCACAGAAT GTATGCGCTTGTGGACTTTGGCTTGGCCCAGGGAACCGCTGACTCCCAGATTGAGCTGCTGAAG gatcTGGCAGGATTGCGCAGAGTTCCTCGGCCGGTGTTTGGGGAGAGAAATCTGAACAGCTGCACACCAGCGCCCCCTACCTCTAAGCATGCAGCTCTTAAGACTGAA CTGCTCAAAGCCAAGAAAACAGAGGATGCAGCCATCTACAAACACGCTTCAGCCAACCGGGGCCTGGTGTCTGTCAGGATGTCCAGCAGCAGCCAGAAACCACATCGGGCCCCTCAGCAGGGCCTCACATGTAACTGCTACCTCACTGATCGCGTCTGCAACGTCTGCCTGGCCAG aaAGCAGCAGGTTGCACCCAGAGCGGGGACTCCCGGTTTTAGAGCGCCAGAAGTTTTGACCAAATGTCCCAACCAAGGCACAG CCATAGACGTGTGGTCGGCTGGTGTGATCCTGCTGTCCCTGCTCAGTGGCCGCTACCCCTTCTTTAAAGCCAGCGACGACCTGATTGCCCTCGCACAGATCATGACCATCAGAGGCTCCAGGGAGACCATTCGGGCCGCAAAGACATTTG GAAAAGCAGTGGTGTGCAGCCGGGAGCTTCCTCGCCAGGACCTCAGGACGCTTTGTGAGACGCTGAGAGGACAGAGGTCTTCAGCGGACGTCACCGTGGTTCCAGAAGCAGGTGGAGAGACGTTCACCGCCCACAGAAACACAGGCCAAGATGAAACTCCAACGCATTGGCCCAACGGCCCTCAGCTCAACACGCACAAAGGAGAAGTCAGTGAAACTTGCCCAGAACACCACGAACATTCAGAGAGCAGCAAAGccccaaccaatcagagctccCCGTCAGAGAGTAAAGTGGGGGATGATGAGAAGGGCTGGGACAGGGTTCCTGACGAGGCCTTTGACCTTTTGGATCTGCTGCTGGACCTAAACCCTTCCACTAGGATCACAGCTGCTGAAGCTCTGCTGCATCCTCTCTTTAAGGATCTGTGA
- the cdc7 gene encoding cell division cycle 7-related protein kinase isoform X2, producing the protein MELSPVLSEDISSHGGILKSDTAHRKRKISKDVELDIQSLYKAVPQLSKVFRITDKIGEGTFSSVYLGEAQMRDGRREMFALKHLIPTSHPTRIAAELQCLTLAGGRENVMGVTYCFRKEDHVVIVMPYMEHQPIVDIIGSLSYEEVRLYIYHLLKALKHIHQFGIIHRDIKPNNFLYNRKHRMYALVDFGLAQGTADSQIELLKVMRQRPSQKGGGPPGKQEAAQRSRALPKAPVKTTSTAPTSLTLPPQQSVPSTSSSSSSAPRITTPPPAPGKALDLAGLRRVPRPVFGERNLNSCTPAPPTSKHAALKTELLKAKKTEDAAIYKHASANRGLVSVRMSSSSQKPHRAPQQGLTCNCYLTDRVCNVCLARKQQVAPRAGTPGFRAPEVLTKCPNQGTAIDVWSAGVILLSLLSGRYPFFKASDDLIALAQIMTIRGSRETIRAAKTFGKAVVCSRELPRQDLRTLCETLRGQRSSADVTVVPEAGGETFTAHRNTGQDETPTHWPNGPQLNTHKGEVSETCPEHHEHSESSKAPTNQSSPSESKVGDDEKGWDRVPDEAFDLLDLLLDLNPSTRITAAEALLHPLFKDL; encoded by the exons ATGGAGCTTTCTCCTGTTCTCTCTGAGGACATCAGCTCACATGGAGGCATTTTGAAATCAGACACAGcacacaggaaaagaaaaatctcaa AGGATGTGGAGCTGGATATTCAGTCCCTGTACAAAGCTGTCCCTCAGCTCTCCAAAGTGTTTCGCATCACAGACAAAATTGGAGAAG GCACCTTCAGCTCAGTGTACTTAGGTGAGGCCCAGATGCGTGACGGGAGGAGAGAGATGTTTGCACTGAAGCATCTGATCCCCACCAGCCACCCGACTCGCATCGCTGCTGAACTTCAGTGCCTGACTTTGGCAGG CGGCAGGGAGAATGTGATGGGAGTGACGTACTGCTTCAGGAAGGAGGACCACGTTGTAATCGTAATGCCATACATGGAGCATCAACCTATTGTG GACATCATCGGGTCACTGAGCTACGAAGAGGTCCGTCTGTACATCTACCACCTGCTGAAAGCCCTGAAACACATCCATCAGTTTGGGATCATCCATCGAGACATCAAGCCAAACAATTTCCTCTACAACAGGAAGCACAGAAT GTATGCGCTTGTGGACTTTGGCTTGGCCCAGGGAACCGCTGACTCCCAGATTGAGCTGCTGAAGGTGATGAGACAGAGGCCGTCACAGAAAGGTGGAGGGCCGCcagggaaacaggaagcagcacaAAGAAGCAGAGCACTTCCTAAAGCCCCTGTTAAGACCACCAGCACCGCTCCAACTTCACTGACTCTACCTCCACAGCAATCAGTACCTTctacctcctcttcctcctcctctgctccccGCATCACCACACCCCCCCCAGCACCTGGGAAAGCACTG gatcTGGCAGGATTGCGCAGAGTTCCTCGGCCGGTGTTTGGGGAGAGAAATCTGAACAGCTGCACACCAGCGCCCCCTACCTCTAAGCATGCAGCTCTTAAGACTGAA CTGCTCAAAGCCAAGAAAACAGAGGATGCAGCCATCTACAAACACGCTTCAGCCAACCGGGGCCTGGTGTCTGTCAGGATGTCCAGCAGCAGCCAGAAACCACATCGGGCCCCTCAGCAGGGCCTCACATGTAACTGCTACCTCACTGATCGCGTCTGCAACGTCTGCCTGGCCAG aaAGCAGCAGGTTGCACCCAGAGCGGGGACTCCCGGTTTTAGAGCGCCAGAAGTTTTGACCAAATGTCCCAACCAAGGCACAG CCATAGACGTGTGGTCGGCTGGTGTGATCCTGCTGTCCCTGCTCAGTGGCCGCTACCCCTTCTTTAAAGCCAGCGACGACCTGATTGCCCTCGCACAGATCATGACCATCAGAGGCTCCAGGGAGACCATTCGGGCCGCAAAGACATTTG GAAAAGCAGTGGTGTGCAGCCGGGAGCTTCCTCGCCAGGACCTCAGGACGCTTTGTGAGACGCTGAGAGGACAGAGGTCTTCAGCGGACGTCACCGTGGTTCCAGAAGCAGGTGGAGAGACGTTCACCGCCCACAGAAACACAGGCCAAGATGAAACTCCAACGCATTGGCCCAACGGCCCTCAGCTCAACACGCACAAAGGAGAAGTCAGTGAAACTTGCCCAGAACACCACGAACATTCAGAGAGCAGCAAAGccccaaccaatcagagctccCCGTCAGAGAGTAAAGTGGGGGATGATGAGAAGGGCTGGGACAGGGTTCCTGACGAGGCCTTTGACCTTTTGGATCTGCTGCTGGACCTAAACCCTTCCACTAGGATCACAGCTGCTGAAGCTCTGCTGCATCCTCTCTTTAAGGATCTGTGA